CTGCTGGCCAGCCGCTGGTCCTATTTCATCCAGCAGTCCGGCGGTGCCCTCGCCAACTCCCTGGCCACCGAGGCCTATCGCGCCGCCACCGGCTTCCAGTACGGCGCCACGGTCTTCGCTCTCGCCATCCAGGTGATGGTCTACGTGGCCCTGGCCTTGATGGTGTCCTGGCAGGCCACCGTGGCATCCCTGGTGCTAGGGTTATTCATGGTGACGGTGCTCTACCGCCTGGTGCGGGCGGCCCGGCGCGCCGGCCACAGCCAGACCCTGCTGCTGCGCTCCCTGCTAGGCTATCTCACGGACGTCCTGGGCGGCATCAAACCCTTGAAGGCCATGGGCCGCGACCACGCCGCCGACGCCCTGCTGCGCCGGGACACCGCCCAGCTCAATCGCGCCATGCGCCGGGAGGTCATCAGCAAGGAGGGCCTGCGGGCGCTGCAGGAGCCCATGCTGGCGGCGTTCGTGGCCCTCGGCCTCTATGTCGCCCTGGAACACCTGGGTCTCACCCTGCCGGCGGTGATGATGCTGGCCTTCGTGCTGGTGCGGATCCTGACCCTGGTGAACCGCATGCAGCGCCGCTATCAGCAGTATGTGATCCAGGTCAGTGCCTATCACGCCCTGCAGGACACCATTGCCCAGGCCCGCGCCGCCGCGGAGGGGGTCACCGGTACCACTCCCCCGCGACTGTGCCGGGACATCCACCTCGACGATGTGTGGTTCGGCTACGGCGAGGAAACGGTATTGCGAGGTCTGGACATGGTGTTCCCCGCCGGCAGCTTCACCACCCTCACCGGCCCCTCGGGGGCCGGCAAGAGCACCCTGCTCAATCTCCTGTGCGCCCTCGCCGAGCCGCAACGAGGCGTCATCCGGGTGGACGGCATCCCCCTGGTCGAGTTGGACCGCAGGGCGTGGCGGCACCTCATCGGCTACGTGCCCCAGGACACGGTGTTGTTTCACGAGACCGTGTATCACAACATCACCGTGGGTCACCCTCATCTGACCCGGGATGATGCGGAGTGGGCGTTGCGCCAGGCCGGGGCCTGGGATTTCGTCTCGGCCCTGCCCGAGGGACTGGACACGGTGGTGGGAGAACGCGGTGATCGCATGTCCGGCGGCCAGCGCCAGCGTATCGCCATCGCCCGGGCCCTGGTGCACCGGCCGCGACTGCTGATCCTCGACGAGGCCACCAGCGCCCTCGATGCCGACAGCGAGGCCCGCATCTGCCATGCCCTCAGCCACCTGCAGGGCGAGCTCACCATCGTCGCCGTGACCCACCGTCCTGCCCTCGTGGCGGCGGCCGATCGAGGCTACCGGCTCTCCCAGGGCACTGCCGTTCCTGAGCCCGTCGCCATGGAGGCATAAGCGACCCGCCGCGGGCCATTGCCCTTGCTCGCTGCCGTGAGGCTCCCTACCATGGGACGGGAGCGTTGCCGGGCCGCAGTTTTTTCCCACCGCACATGATGGCGCGGCAACGTACACCCACCAACAAAGAGGAATATCCATGAAACTGACTTCACTGCTGGCCATCGGTGCCCTGACCTGTTCCGCCATGACCGCCGTCGCCGAGGAAGCGGTCCAGGACGCCGCGGCCGAGTCCGAAAGCGCAGCGTCCATGAGCGTGGCACCCGAGAGCAAGGCCCCGGAGAACATGGCCCCGGAGAACATGGCCAGGTCGGGCAAGAAATGCGACCACAAGAAGAAGATGCATGGCATGAAGCCGGGCGACAGGCGCCAGATGTCAGGCCCCGGTATGGGCCCCATGGGGGGCCAGGGCAGGTATCCGGGGCCCATGTACGGCCAGTACCCGGGCCGCCCGGGGCCCATGATGTATGGCCGCCAGGGTCCCATGGGAGACATGACCGGTCCCCAGGACTCACCCTATGAGACCACCATGTCCCCGCCCCGCGGCATGATGGGCCACGGCCCCCGCCCGATGATGGGCCGCGGTCAGGGTGACGGCCCCATGATGGGACGGGGCATGGGCCAGGGTATGGGCCAGGGCATGGGCCCCCAGGCCATGGAAAAACGCCTGGAGGCCATGGAAGACCATCTCGCCAACATCGAGAAACTGCTCCAGAAGATGGTGGACCTGCAGCAGAAGCAGTAGCCGCCCGAGCACCGGCCCCGGCATGACCCGCCACCCCGGGGTCCGGTGCTCCCGGCCGCCTCACCCCGCTCCCACTCTCTCCCGACCCGCGAGGCCATGTCCTGGACGCCACGGCAGCCCTAGCCGCCCAGGCCGTTCCCGGACTGCAGTCCCTGGCGGGCATCATCATCCTGCCTTTGATGGCGTGGGCCGCGAGCGAGCGCCGCGACGCCTTCGTGTGGCGTGTCCCCGCCGCCGGCCTGGCCGTGCAATTCGTCCTGGCCCTGGTGTTGTTGAAGGTCCCCTTACTGCAGGGCCTGTTCGTCGCCCTCAACGAACTCATGCTGGCCCTCCAGGCCGCGACCCGGGACGGCACCGCCTTCGTGTTCGGCTACCTCGGCGGCGGTGAACCGCCCTTCGAGGAGCGGCCCGGCGCCAGCAGCTTCATCCTCGCCTTCCAGGCCCTGCCCCTGGTGCTGGTGCTGTCGGCCCTGTCGGCCCTGCTGTTCCACTGGCGCATCCTGCCGGCGCTGGTGAGCCTGTTCGCCTTTGCCCTGCGGCGTACCCTCAACGTGGGCGGTGCCCTGGGTGTGGGGGCCGCCGCCAACGTGTTCGTCGGCATGGTGGAGGCCCCCCTGCTGGTGCGTCCGTACATCGCCCGCTTGACCCGAGCCGAGCTGTTCGCCCTCATGACCTGCGGCATGGCCACCATCGCGGGTACCGTGATGGTGCTCTACGCCTCGGTGCTCGCACCCATCCTGCCGGATGCCATGGCCCACATCCTCACGGCCTCCATCATCTCGGCCCCTGCCGCCATTACCGTGGCCCGCCTCATGGTGCCCGACGCCGGTACCGCCACTCCCGGCGACATGGCGGACCCCGATCCCGCCGCAGGCCCCATGGACGCCATCACCCGGGGCACCCTGGCGGGACTGGAACTGCTGCTCAACATCGTCGCCATGCTGATAGTGCTGGTGGCCCTGGTGAGCCTGGTGAACCTGTTGCTCGGCGGGCTGAGCCTCCCGAGCCTGCAGGCGCTGCTGGGATTCCTGATGGCCCCGGTGGTGTGGCTCATGGGCATACCCTGGAACGAGGCCGTCACCGCAGGCAGCCTCATGGGCATCAAGACCGTCCTCAACGAGCTGTTGGCCTACGCCGCCCTGGCGGAACTGCCCGCCGGCGCCCTCGGCGAACGCAGCACCCTCATCATGACCTATGCCCTGTGCGGCTTCGCCAACTTCGGCAGCCTCGGCATCATGATCGGCGGCCTCGCCACCATGGCGCCGCAACGCCGCACCGAGATCGTCGGCCTGGGTTTCAAGGCCGTGGTGGCGGGCACCCTGGCCACCTGTCTCACCGGCGCGGTGGTGGGCGTGGTGACCCTGATATGAATAAAAAATCTCCGTGCCTCTGTGCCTCCGTGAGAGGAATATTTGCTGTTCTTGGCGCTCTTGGCGAGAGGCAATTTTCCTTCTCTACACCCACGAATTCTGCTGACGAGCCATGCGGAAATGCCGGTTTTCTCCGGCGCCTCCTGCGGGCCCCGCCGGCGGCGGTAGCGCTCAGCGCGCCACGCGACGCACGTCGAGGACGTTGGACACCCGGGCCAGGCGCCCCAGCACCCGCTCCAGGTCCTTCACGCCCCCGATCTCCAGGGTCAGGCCGATGTAGGCGCGGTGCGCCTCTCGATCGCTGCGGGAGTTCACGCCCAGGACGTTGACGCGGGCGTCGGCGAGGACGCGGGTAACATCGTGCAGCAGCTCCCGCCGGTCCAGGGCGACCAGCTCCACGTCCACCGGGTGGGTCTCGGCCTCCTCCGGGCCCCACTCCACCTCCACCACCCGTTCGAAACGGCTCGCCGCGAAGCGCCGCAGGTTCGGGCAGTCCCGGCGGTGGATGGTGACGCCCTGGCCGCGGGTGATGTAGCCCGCGATGGCGTCGCCGGGCAGGGGCATGCAGCAGCTCGCCAAGCGGGTCAACAGGTTGCCGACCCCCTGGATCCGAAGGCCGCGCCCGCGGGGCTCCGGCACCTCGCGGCGGCGCGGCGCGGTAGTCGGGGGCTCGGCGGGCTGCAGTCGCCCCGCCAGTTGGGTGGCCTTGAGATCGCCGGCACCGAGGGCGGCGAGGAAATCATCCACCTGCGCATAACCGCAGAGTCGTGCCAGGGCATCGTAAGCCATCCTGGTTTGGCCCAGGCGCTGGAGTTCACGCTCCAGAATGGAGCGCCCTGCGGCCAGGTTCTTGTCGAAGTCCTGCTGCTTGAACCAGCGCTGGATGTGGCCGCGGGCGCGTCGCGTATGGACGTAGCCGAGGTGGGGGCTGAGCCAGTCACGGCTCGGCCCACCGTGGCGGGCGGTGAGGATCTCCACCTGCTGGCCGCTCTCAAGCGGCCGGGTCAGGGGCACCATGCGACCGTCCACTTTGGCGCCGCGGCAGTGGTGGCCCACCTCGCTGTGGACGGCGTAGGCGAAGTCCACCGGCGTCGCGCCCCGGGGCAGGTCCACCACCCGTCCCGCCGGTGTGAACACGTAGACGCGGTCCTCGAAGACCTCGTCGTGGAAACGGTCCAGCAGATCCGTGGCATCCGCCGCCTCGTCCTTCCACTCCAACAATTGACGCAACCACAGGATCCGGGCCTCCATGCCCAGATCGGCCCGCACTCCCTCCTTGTAGCGCCAGTGGGCGGCCACCCCGAACTCGTTGTGCCGGTGCATCTCCCGGGTCCGGATCTGCACCTCCACCACCTTGCCGGCGGGCCCGATGACGGCGGTGTGGATGGACCGGTAACCGTTCTTCTTGGGGGTGGCGACATAGTCGTCGAACTCCCCGGGGATGTGGGGCCACAGGCCGTGCACGACCCCCAGGGCGCGGTAGCAGTCCGCGATATCATCCACCAGGATACGCGCCGCCCGCACATCCAGGATCCGTTCGAAATCAACATCTTTATCCCGCATCTTCTTCCAGATGCTGAAGATGTGCTTCGGCCTGCCGCTGACCTCCGCCGCGATG
Above is a window of Gammaproteobacteria bacterium DNA encoding:
- a CDS encoding ABC transporter ATP-binding protein; protein product: MGMMIDLVRAHPRRSLLILLAMLLAGVAEGLGLSTLLPLLGTAVDQDAAPSGIALYVTDTLTALGITPTIGAMLMVIVLGMVIKSLLLLIANRQVGYTVAQVATDLRLELIDALLASRWSYFIQQSGGALANSLATEAYRAATGFQYGATVFALAIQVMVYVALALMVSWQATVASLVLGLFMVTVLYRLVRAARRAGHSQTLLLRSLLGYLTDVLGGIKPLKAMGRDHAADALLRRDTAQLNRAMRREVISKEGLRALQEPMLAAFVALGLYVALEHLGLTLPAVMMLAFVLVRILTLVNRMQRRYQQYVIQVSAYHALQDTIAQARAAAEGVTGTTPPRLCRDIHLDDVWFGYGEETVLRGLDMVFPAGSFTTLTGPSGAGKSTLLNLLCALAEPQRGVIRVDGIPLVELDRRAWRHLIGYVPQDTVLFHETVYHNITVGHPHLTRDDAEWALRQAGAWDFVSALPEGLDTVVGERGDRMSGGQRQRIAIARALVHRPRLLILDEATSALDADSEARICHALSHLQGELTIVAVTHRPALVAAADRGYRLSQGTAVPEPVAMEA
- a CDS encoding nucleoside transporter C-terminal domain-containing protein — translated: MDATAALAAQAVPGLQSLAGIIILPLMAWAASERRDAFVWRVPAAGLAVQFVLALVLLKVPLLQGLFVALNELMLALQAATRDGTAFVFGYLGGGEPPFEERPGASSFILAFQALPLVLVLSALSALLFHWRILPALVSLFAFALRRTLNVGGALGVGAAANVFVGMVEAPLLVRPYIARLTRAELFALMTCGMATIAGTVMVLYASVLAPILPDAMAHILTASIISAPAAITVARLMVPDAGTATPGDMADPDPAAGPMDAITRGTLAGLELLLNIVAMLIVLVALVSLVNLLLGGLSLPSLQALLGFLMAPVVWLMGIPWNEAVTAGSLMGIKTVLNELLAYAALAELPAGALGERSTLIMTYALCGFANFGSLGIMIGGLATMAPQRRTEIVGLGFKAVVAGTLATCLTGAVVGVVTLI
- a CDS encoding bifunctional (p)ppGpp synthetase/guanosine-3',5'-bis(diphosphate) 3'-pyrophosphohydrolase; translation: MTRPAPEPRLEAWLGVMAEPPDAQPTRLRQAVALVEANHPGAGLERALAVARMVHDLGLDGDAVVATVLHAGTGAAGWPDDELLRERFGDGVVRLLTGLGRMDVLPEQPVADDAGHRDGLQAEGLRKMLLAMVEDVRVVVIKLADRVHSLRTLRERPPAEQVAFARQTMDLFAPLANRLGIWQLKWELEDLSLRVLEPEAYRDIAARLKERRVDREGYLADFTATLEVALARDGIAAEVSGRPKHIFSIWKKMRDKDVDFERILDVRAARILVDDIADCYRALGVVHGLWPHIPGEFDDYVATPKKNGYRSIHTAVIGPAGKVVEVQIRTREMHRHNEFGVAAHWRYKEGVRADLGMEARILWLRQLLEWKDEAADATDLLDRFHDEVFEDRVYVFTPAGRVVDLPRGATPVDFAYAVHSEVGHHCRGAKVDGRMVPLTRPLESGQQVEILTARHGGPSRDWLSPHLGYVHTRRARGHIQRWFKQQDFDKNLAAGRSILERELQRLGQTRMAYDALARLCGYAQVDDFLAALGAGDLKATQLAGRLQPAEPPTTAPRRREVPEPRGRGLRIQGVGNLLTRLASCCMPLPGDAIAGYITRGQGVTIHRRDCPNLRRFAASRFERVVEVEWGPEEAETHPVDVELVALDRRELLHDVTRVLADARVNVLGVNSRSDREAHRAYIGLTLEIGGVKDLERVLGRLARVSNVLDVRRVAR